In the Phaseolus vulgaris cultivar G19833 chromosome 7, P. vulgaris v2.0, whole genome shotgun sequence genome, one interval contains:
- the LOC137828001 gene encoding nuclear matrix constituent protein 1a-like: protein MQEAYCRSAFSSCEGNVSFKFFYTDECSSAGGESTGRVVREEVHPDSKSSSATPSGMNDSNGAPTVDVPQEFEFIKPQKNFRPGYQWVNSKVREFFSKYRSANELRSFLSHSQIYYSDIENDIISFRRVGDVDNVCHGREALMASTNPKARSYFSKLLNKVGDVTPRRENVVNPVVEVEIVEPVANVDVVEPTSNVDVAGPSKKSKKRDRSSKRSHSSSRRHHRGENVSSEPLSETIFSATTKYAKFIQTSFSESSYNMLKNMDAASLADSVIKLSSRNLLIGKMMKEKNGNCVSLSEFEKLKNDLAEYKERMSSLSSQLEEMKKQKKEQEVENEGLGKEISDLKSENLKSSTENAQLFKENQLLNEKVSALSSANESDKNTIKLMDEEINQLRTNVFEAESFIFEQHKLGFEKALQQAKYFYKIPIDEGNFDVKKDFYNGELIPANEIPDNDAEDINIEN from the exons ATGCAG GAAGCTTATTGTCGATCTGCATTCAGTTCTTGCGAAGGTAATGTCTCTTTCAAGTTCTTCTATACTGATGAATGTTCAAGCGCGGGTGGTGAATCAACTGGCCGAGTGGTTCGAGAAGAAGTTCATCCTGATTCGAAGTCTTCATCTGCTACTCCATCTGGTATGAATGATTCAAATGGAGCTCCTACTGTTGATGTTCCTCAagaatttgaatttattaagCCCCAGAAAAACTTTCGTCCAGGTTATCAGTGGGTTAATTCTAAAGTCCGAGAATTTTTCTCGAAGTATCGTTCTGCTAACGAACTTCGGAGTTTTCTTTCCCattctcaaatttattattctgatattgaaaatgatatCATTTCATTTCGGCGTGTTGGAGATGTTGATAATGTGTGTCATGGCCGAGAAG CTCTGATGGCAAGCACTAATCCGAAAGCTCGATCTTATTTTTCGAAATTGCTGAACAAAGTGGGTGATGTAACTCCCCGACGTGAGAATGTGGTAAATCCTGTGGTGGAAGTAGAAATCGTGGAACCTGTTGCCAATGTTGACGTGGTGGAACCGACAAGTAATGTTGATGTTGCCGGTCCTtcgaagaaatcaaagaaacgaGATAGGAGTAGCAAGAGGTCGCATTCGTCTTCTCGGCGCCATCACCGTGGTGAAAATGTTTCATCTGAACCTCTTTCTGAAACGATATTTAGTGCTACAACTAAATATGCAAAGTTTATTCAAACGTCTTTTAGCGAATCATCTTACAACATGCTGAAAAATATGGATGCTGCTTCATTGGCGGATTCTGTTATTAAATTGTCAAGTAGAAATCTTTTGATTGGAAAAATGATGAAAGAGAAGAATGGGAACTGTGTGTCTTTATCTGAGTTTGAAAAATTGAAGAATGATCTTGCTGAGTATAAGGAAAGAATGAGCTCTTTATCTTCACAGTTAGAAGAGATGAAAAAGCAGAAAAAGGAACAAGAAGTTGAAAACGAAGGTCTTGGAAAAGAAATTTCTGATTTGAAGAGTGAAAACCTGAAATCTAGTACAGAGAATGCTCAACTGTTTAAAGAAAATCAACTTTTGAACGAAAAGGTATCGGCGTTATCTTCTGCGAATGAATCTGACAAAAACACCATCAAACTTATGGATGAGGAGATTAATCAGCTGAGGACTAATGTTTTTGAAGCCGAAAGTTTTATATTTGAACAGCACAAGCTTGGCTTTGAGAAGGCTCTTCAAcaagcaaaatatttttataagattccTATTGATGAAGGTAACTTTGATGTTAAGAAGGATTTTTATAATGGTGAACTAATTCCTGCTAATGAGATTCCGGATAATGATGCTGAAGATATTAACATCGAGAATTAG